In Luteibaculum oceani, the DNA window AATCATCAGAAAAAAGCCCGTGTTCTTCGTCGAGCATTGTCATCCAATCCAAGGCTTCATCAACATCTCCACTCGCATGAAGCAGCAATTCGAGAAACAAATCTTTAAGTTTCTCGAATTGAGTTCTATTGTCTTTGGGTGCTTGATATTCGGAAAAGGAAATTCCAATCATACCCAATAAACGTATGGAATATTAGATTGTTTGAGTTAGGTTTTAAGATTTCCTAACACTTTGAGTTGTTCTAGTGTTGGCTCTGGTCTTCCTCCAAATGGTTCTACAGTAATCGCGAACGCATCAGGAACCATAGTAGATGTTTTTAATTCTGTTAATTCTGGTTTACCAACCATTTCATTAGGGATTACCCCCATGTCCATTGGTTTACCATCAATTAGGCACCACAGTTGGTAGGATTTATCCTCAGGAATTTGTGGCAACTCTGCTACGTTAATTAAAGTAGTTCCAGACTTTTCATCCCAGAAAACTACAGCGCTTTGCTTTTCTTGTGCTGGACTTTCAAGATGAATGGTATGGATTTTACCTTTTGTAAAAACGTTATTTATTTCTGCCATTTGGTTTAGCGAAGTCTTGGAAGCCTGGGCTTCTTGAGCCAGCACCAAATTCGCGGTTCTAAGCTGCGCGATTTGCTTTTTCGCGGTTTCCCATCCGTTAAAAAGCAACAGATTCCCTCCTATGGAGAATACCAATGCTATGGCAGCAGCTCTAAACCAAACCTTCCATTTATTTTCCTTTGGCCTTGCAGTATTTAGGTCGATAACTGGAGTTTCTTTAGTCTGTTTTTTTTCCTTTTCTGGAGTTGCTTCAGCTATTTGGGAAAGGATTCTATTCTTTAAATCGGCAGAAGGTGCTTTAGCCTGGCTTTGCGCCACAGCAAACAAGGAATCTTGAATTTCATCATATTCCTTTTGCACATCGGGGTCGGACAAAAGTTTCTCTACCAAAGCTTTTTCTTCGGTAGTACAAGCGTCCAAGGCGTATAGTTCCAAAAGACCAGATGCTATGAGTTCTTGCTTATTCAATTTTTTTCTACAATTTGTTTTCGAAGCTCTAGAATTGCTTTGCGCAATCTTGTTTTTACCGTTCCAAGGGGCATTTCTAACTCTTCAGCTATTTCAGCTTGCGTATAGCCTTGAAAGTACATCAGGTCTATAAGCTGTAAAAGCTCCTTGGGTAGTTTTTTTAAGATGGCCTCAATTCCAATATGATCAATTTCGAGGGTTTCTGTTAAGCTATTGTCACTTGGATTTACGAAGTTTTCTAGGA includes these proteins:
- a CDS encoding anti-sigma factor, encoding MNKQELIASGLLELYALDACTTEEKALVEKLLSDPDVQKEYDEIQDSLFAVAQSQAKAPSADLKNRILSQIAEATPEKEKKQTKETPVIDLNTARPKENKWKVWFRAAAIALVFSIGGNLLLFNGWETAKKQIAQLRTANLVLAQEAQASKTSLNQMAEINNVFTKGKIHTIHLESPAQEKQSAVVFWDEKSGTTLINVAELPQIPEDKSYQLWCLIDGKPMDMGVIPNEMVGKPELTELKTSTMVPDAFAITVEPFGGRPEPTLEQLKVLGNLKT